Genomic window (Enoplosus armatus isolate fEnoArm2 chromosome 22, fEnoArm2.hap1, whole genome shotgun sequence):
TATGGAGATCTGAGAGGCCAAACTGTGCTGTGGCTCCAGGAGAATGACGAGTAAGGGCCAGTGTGTGTTCTGAGCACCACAGATTATCCCCAAATCTAATCTGATCTAGTCTAAtctagtctttttttaaatcagtttcgTGATGATATAATACACTTGTTTTATCACCATAAATCATGAATGGGGGCTGTAACAAAGAAGAGGATCCCATCTGTACTAGCTGAGATGCTGTTTGAAAGAATGATAGAAACATACTATAAATTTATTTAgctattgttatttattttattatttgtattttattatgttcCCTTGTCCTTTCTTGGTTATTTAAGTCATTGTTTAGATATTTATAAACTCTGTACTATGAGTTAATGGCTGTATGATTTACTGAAAATTCCGTTGGGCTAAAAACCTTATGCTGCTGTGGATATTTAATCGGTTAATGTCTCAATTAGAATGTGAACCATTGTACCATTGTAAACTCAAAGTGAACAGTTGAAACACTTCATGAATCTGACATTTACCATTTCCGTAGGCCCAGTCGTCATTGAGCCTGTGGCGGACCTTCTGGTAGATGGCCGACATGGTCTTCATATTGCTCTTCCTCCACTGGCGGCCCAGGTACTTTGTCTGGATCTTAAGCAGTTTGAGAACGTAGAGCTGCATCATGGCCTGCTTCACCTTCAGAGCTCTCTTCAGGATGGGGGCCGACTTGAACACCACCAGCATCTGAAAAGGGAATGAAATTCTACCACAGGCACACTGCAGACAAAATTCCCATCTATGACCCCTAGCTGTTAAATCTCAATCTCAAAACTTGTTACAGgtaatgtgtgttttgctgtcctGCTTCACAACCTGTAAAACATCCAACCTGACTGCAGTTGACTGAAGTATTATAAGCTTGAattttttaatacaaatgcaGAAAATCCGCATTTTTTTCTGAAGCAAATTCTACATTACTTCTACATTACTAAATTCAGTTGTTTTTTGCTGATTTGCAATGGATGGTTTCAAAGCGTGATAATGTGATTTATCAGATACATAGGGATGGATGGGTAGCTTTAACAGTGGAGCCAGTAGAAAGTCCCACCCTAATGAGGCTCTGCAGTGGTGCAGAATTACTCACCATTGTCCTGGAGTGTTTCCACTTGGTCAGCTTGTTCAATATTCTCAGCAGATTGATACAAGAAAACAGGTTTCTCCAACAGAATTGGTTGCTGTCTCCTGCTTCCTAAAACAACCCCACATAAAGTACACACAACAAGGTCATAATGACACATGGAAGGCTACTTTACGAGCTGGCCTTCATCCCAGGAGGATCAAACTGATTTCACGCTGACGGTGTTTCGACTCACCAGGCTCTCGGCCGTGAGCTCGGGCATCTCATGGACCACACAGTGGGGAAAGTCCAGCACACATATActgcaatgaaaatgaatgaaaactttATGTGTGCTCATAGTTCACACAGTCCAGTTAACTTTTCAACATTACGCAGCCTGCACCTGAGCTAAAGCAGGCCTGGTCCTTTCCCCCTGCTGAGTAAGACTCCTGTCACCTAATTTGTGgcttaatgtttattttttctttcacgCCTGAATCTCCTGTCATTGCATTGCTGCTGTGATGCCATCTGTGCCACCTCCTGGAAGCCTGCTGATGTACATTCATGCAAAACTGCAGCCATGCCAGTAATACTTGGTTACCTGTCTCACCAGCGGGTCCTCAAACACAAACCCTGCACATTTTTAAAGGTACAGTAAAAGCActaaagtggtgttcatttccAATATGAGGGTACACTGGAGATGTTTATAACTGTGTCTGCTGCACCAAACTTAGCCTGTCTTTTGTTAGACAGCAAGACGAGAAGTGCAGTGCGCAGAAAAAAGGATCTCACCTGTTTTTGGCACTGATATAGGACATGATGTTCTGATTGAAGAACTTGAGGATGAGTGGGATACAGTTGGCAAACACCAGGTGCTGGGAGACGATCTCGAACTGCAGGGAAAGAGGAGGCGGCAGTGTGGAATAGTTAGACAGTCTGGAGCAACAACTAAAAATGTAACTCCTCTTCATTTGAATTGTTACGTTTGGTCATAAAGGACTTTTTGGACGAGATAAAGGACATTTCTGATGTTGATGGGAGAAGGCCTGAAAGAAAAAATCCATATCTTAagaaagaacagaggaggaaaataataATCCTGTGGCTGATAATCCTTTATCATTGACGAGATTGATGTATGGGGAAAAGGTCGAGAACCAGGGGTTTCTATTCTCATGCAGCAGCTATACAAATCCTTCACCTCATCCAAGAAGCTTTActcagattaaaaacagaaacaattgTGCTGTTAAATCTATCATGAGCTCatatttcagcatttcattGACTGtgggtttttaaaatgtgctataTTTTGCCCTGTTTCCTGAATGTAATGCTTCCTTGAAGTTTCGTGAGGTTTTATCTAATAAATGTATCCTTATTATAATGTTGTTCTAAGTGTTTGTGAGGTTGTCAAATAATGTACAAGACTAATCGATCCTGAATTCGTATTCTGCTAATGCGTCTGCGTGTAATCTCCTTTTGTGGCAGCAGAGGGTGCTACCACTATGACTCTACAGAGCAGCCAATTAAAACAGCGTTAAGGAATGTCCCCGTCCCCATCCCACTGAGCCCGAGTACAACTGATAgtggaaataaaacaagatataagCACTTGCAATGGGGCCAGATCCTCTTTAAAAAAGAGCAGATTTTAGACCAGACGCTCTCTTTcaatctgttttctgtcttcataGAGATGAACAGACTAGCTGTGAGTCTGTCAGGCTGATGGAGGAGGTTGTGAGATGTGAGAAGGGGGAGgactggaggtgtgtgtgtgtgtgtgtgtgtgtgtgtgtgtgtgtgagacctgaTAAATATGGTTGAGTTTGAAGTGcttgaggagcagcaggagcagagcagagatggCCTTGACGATGATTTCCTTGTGACGGTTCACGTCAATTCCCAGCTTCATGCTCTGAAGGACTGTGATACTGgagaacacacatacacaaacagtgaGGCCCTAAGGtatctaataataatacagctttgtctaaaaagaagaagaatgtaaCCATAAAGAGACAGACTGTTCtcctttgaaaacaaacagatattCTGATTAGTCTGTTGATGATGCATCGGAGGTTTTTCCAGCTACAACTGGCAGGCTAAACAAGCAGAGAAAGTACGGATTTCAGCCATGAAAATGTCAGACAGGGTGGTGaattttttttgagtttttattcttttttcaaCCGGGAGACTTCTGTCTTCTGGTTGAGTGTCAGCTAGTCTAAAGGTAGGCCATACTGCAGAGCAACAAGCCAGAGTaagtgtattttgtatttcattagcccaaaaatgacagaaaaagtaGACTTTCCTTGCTGATAAATAGAAAAAGttatgtgaaaatgttcaaCTCAAAAGTGAAGATGGTGCTCCTCAGAGAGTTGATTTTTCACTTTACATCCTATTGATCTAAATGTGGCTCTTGATGTCCGGAGATGCATAAAAAGAGTACCTTTGTAAAAAGATTAGAATAGTCAAACTGCAGCAGTCCCTCTACAGTACTTACGGCATCTCTTCAGGCAGAACATCAGCCAAGATGTTAATGGAGTCAGTTTTGGCTTTGGAGGTtggagcagcagccagcagcagcttcaggaggGCGATCTGTCACAGGTAACACAACATTAGACCCAAGTGTAACAGGGAAAATGAACTGTGTGGTCACAACTTTTTAaggcaaatgaaaacacatttggtaACAAGATAGTGTGAATCCAGGGTCCAATATGTGAGGAGGGATCATGTAAAATGTGGTATCAGAAGTACATTATGAGCCACTCACCACGTATTGGGAGAGGTTAGGAAGCATGCCCAGATACAACATCTCTGCTGgcgtctcctccacctcctcctcgccctacaaaacacaacacataaaatCAGCCGCACAAGTGGTATACTGTATAAATTCAACAGCACACATTTCAGGAAACAAGAAGACAGTCTTGTTTCTAgcttgattaaaaataaaagaaatagatTTACAAGGCTTTTCGGTGTCACGGTTGGGAAGGGAGTACAAAAATGTCATGGTGACATTACTGACCAGAGTCATAGgacactgctgcagctcctcctcccttttcatCTGGACTTCAGCGATGGACACATATTTGtgctggagagaagaagaaaacaatataactctaattatataaatatataaatgtatataaaggtTGTTAGAAGAAGTGTTAATTAGCATTGCAAACTGACACCCAGAGGGGTATTCCTGTGTAACTACACTTCTCAGTTTGTTCAAACAGGAAGTATGGATTTTTAAGCGGGATGTCAATGTCAGGGTATTCAGCAGCAAGGGAGTATTGATTGGGAAACACTGCGGGCATAATGAGCCAaagcaaaaggagaaaaagaagaggggtATTTGGAAATGTGAATCTgtgaataattgaaaaaaagcCTGAGACTGAGAAATATCGAGAGAATAAGATGGTTTCCTTGCTCACCTGTTTAAGAGTCTTGACGCTCTCATGGATGGGTCTGGGTAGGCCCACCAGGGTCTCTATGTCACTATGAAACAATGAACAGTTACACCGGACTGAAAGTGGAAAAGAGTTTAAAGGATATTTTATTGTCTCAGATGAAATACCTACTTTCCCAGAGTAAAACCGATGAACTTGTTTCTGCTGGTCTCCAGGAAGTGCTCGATGTCTTTCTCCCTGTGCGTACAGAGACAGGCTGCAATCAGGTTTTGGGATTCATTTGAGAACACCTGCTGCCACAATTCTGCATATGAACGAGCAACTAAACCGACATTTTTCAAGGCGCACGtgtgcacacacccacacaaacaagTACAAGGGCACAGCACACTGCAGTAGCTTTCTCAGATCTCATCAGTCACACTgtgtgctgctctctgtgtgacGGGTTCAGAGCCTCCTACTTAATCAGCCCTGTATGTTGCAGCACTCCGAtccaaagacagagaaataaacacacttAATGATCAGGTTCACTGAAGGATAGACAGAGTATAGGTTTTCTGATAATTAATGCCtcataaagtgtgtgtgtcctctctctcagctgcaTTATTCATGTCCCCAAAGCAGAGGCAGCACCCCGGGAAGACACACATGCTACtgtctgaaacagacagatggagagcttATTGCTAGATGATggtgaggagagaaaactgGGAGAGAGTTTTCTAATTTTGTTTTAACTCCTCAAACGGTGGCCCAGAATTAGGGTGGGAAACTGACACCAGCTGCCAGCCAAATGGTGTTAAGTCCTGGCTGTGAGTGGGAAGTTTTCCCTGCTCTAGTGGTCAAAATGGCAGCTGGCCAACCATCATTTGGAGGTTTTATTCTGTGGAATGAGAGCAAAGTGCTtttaaactaataaaaaaatctGTCAAGGATCATTTTTAGCGGCTAAACTAATGAGTATCACTATTACTTTTCACAGAAAGGTCGGacttcagctgtttttaatgtgcagGATCTGTGTTAACACTTCCTTTCTGACTTTTAGGATTGTGTCAGAATATAATCAGTGTAATTTGTCCTGAAGTAAGGCAGAATCAAAACTGTAAGAGGGCACTTTTTCAAACTTTGAGAACAGGCATATAACTGCAGCTTCTAATTGTTAACCCTGTCAAAAGTTTTACACTTCATGGGTATTTATTTCAGACCCTTAAGTGctgttgaaaacaaaagcagaaatgaaaagtgaGCAATTAACCTGACTTTAGGGGCCCAGGGAAGGCCCTTGGGGAAGTTGACCCTTTCTGTGGGAGGTctgagaggaggtggagggggcgGCGGCTGGATGATGACATCGCGGTCCAGGGGGTCCACCTCGCCCTCGATGCCGCTGTCCGTGTCCTCGGggtcctcctcctcgtcccgGGCGTCGTCATTCTTAAAGGGGTCCCGCTCGTTGTACGTGTCCAGGCTGTCCTGCTTGACCAGGggctgggagggagagagagggaggggacagGTGGTCAACTGCACTGGCGAGGACTGCTCATGTCAAGAGTCACATGACCTATAAACACACACCGGACTAATTAGCCCATCccatttataaaatgtatccAGAGGTAGAAACGGCAAAACTGAGAAATGACCCAAACTTTACCCTTTACCTCGCAAGCAAACTCATGCTGTAAAAACATGTCTTatagtttaaatatttcactcacTCTTCAATTAAGAGTTGGGACAAGCTGACGGAGAATATATACTGTGTGAGACAGTGTggaataaaattattttaataacttaTAACCTACCTAAAAGGTCAAGTTAAAGGAGACTACCGATTTCAGTTTGAGTTATGACCAACATACTGGTGTTTAGTTTGCACAATTCCCATTTATTTTGCAATGCATTATTAATACAGCATGATTTGATAtctcacattacacacaatAGGCTACATTCAGACTGCAGCTATAGTCTAAGGGGAACAGATAAAGTGAGCTTCTTGCAGAAAAAGTGCTACAGAAAGCTGCTGCCAGAGTTATTTCTGGTATATCAGATATTGGCCACactgaaaacatactgtaagcaGCAAATAATAACACTCAATTCCCATTTAGGGGAATAGATCAAAGTTAAGAATTAAGGTTTGCAGTGTGAATGTATCCTAAAGGACTGGTACACTCttaaaaaggaaacaacaatataatcgttttttaaaaatggttcaatattttgggaaatatgctcattctctttcttgcagagtgagatgagaaaatCGATACCACACTCATATTTGTCTGACCGTAACCCCTTAAAAAGCCAGGAgacattagcttagcttagcattaagattggaaacagggagaaacagctagcctggtccTGTCCAAAGATAGAAATAAATTCACCTACCACCTTACTAatcaacatgttatatctcatttgtttaataagttgtggttttacactATGTGCTGGACCGTTGGCTGGGTGCAGTGGCTTCCGTTAGTTTCGGCTGGTTGccaagaaacagaaacaactcgtttttacacttcggcTGTCTCCTAGCTCTAGCCTCATATTTAgcacacagatatgagagtggtatcaatcttttcgTCAAAAATAGTTTTACGAATAGACTAAACGCAATGTGACATTTCCTCAAAGTGGCAGCAAAAGGACAGCTTTCTACACCAACCGCAAGCAACATTTCTGATTGAACTTACCACACATCTGCACTTGGAAAGATACAGGAAAATGCAAGCAAGGCCCAATAAAGCTAAGACTTTATAATGAGCGCTTATCTACAAACAAACCCATCTCAGTGcgaaacacacatccacacacacagtatctcaGTTGAAACAATTTCTCAGATGAATGACTGTGGCAATAGTGCAAGCATCAGGCATGAGTCAGCGTTCTGGACATTAGTTGAGCTAGTGCAGTGCGATGTATGGTGCGCCAGTGGTAGTACTCACGCTGGACGAAGTGAGGAGTATAGTGAGTGTAtggcggggaggaggagggagggaggaagaggtgaaaCCGTGTTGTGAGCCATTCTCTATGGAGAAGCCATTCACTGCTATGTGGGAGGTAAAGCTAGTGTTTTTCTATCAGGGTTAGGGGACAACTGCTTTCAATGACATCCATTTAAGAGAGAGATCAACTGAATACCAAATACAACACCTACAGAAGAGAGAATGTGTTCGTGACGATCTCAATTCACCTCCTCAATGAATGCATTTTAAGGACATTGACCCCTAGTCCAGTGCAAGGTGATTTTTGAGGCCAAACCTGGTAGCAATGTGATGAAAACTACAGGGGGATGCTACTACAGTCGATGTCTGAAGTGACTGTCTTTATGGGACAGAGGATAGTGACCGCTCCAGCGCCAATGACAACAGCCAGCAAGTCAGCCCTGTCTCTCAAACCCCACCCCCCTGTACTGAGCaggcaacagaggaggaggaggagagaggaggaagaggagaaagaaattaGGTGAGTAGAAGAGGGGAGGGACAGTATGAGGTGTTAGTGGATGGcaaggaaggaaaaggagatgAAAATAAGTGTGGAATAAGCATGGGAAGGAAGGAGGCAGGGAGAATAGGAGGATAGCAAGAAAGATGAGGAGCAAGAAgatgaaagcaagaaaaagaagagaaatatgaggaggaaaagaaaggagagggaacAAGTAGGAAGACTTAAGGGCATAAGTAGGATGGAAATAAGGCTTTTAAGTGTcaaggggagaggagaaaataggCATGTATGGATGAGAAATTGAAGATAAGCATGAAATGAGGATAAGCAGAAGTAGAGGGAGAAAAATAGGAGAGACAAAAGCAAAGGTGAAAGAAGtaaatggaagaaaacatgCAGGTGGCGATGATTAaatcaaaggaatagttcgacattttaggaaatgcaGTGATTTGCTTTCTTCTCGAGAGACTTAGATGAGAATTCAGTAGATAAATACCACTGTCGTGTCTATACAGTAGATATaagtcttgttgtcactgtgccattgccaggcaaccagctgagacttTAGGAAGTCACTGCCGCGGATAAGAAGTAGTCCctataaaatcacaaattattgtttttacactgcagcGTTTGTGCGGAttgaacaaatgttttcagtaaCCTCATATTTAGCATTCAGACACAAAagtggtatctatcttctcatcttaattctcagcagaaatgtgaataagtgtatttcccaaaagtcaaactattcctttaagtattGGAAATGAGGCAGAGAGTAGGATTGCACCGAAACCATTTGGGGCATAAaactttgtgtttctgattcatttctttcataaaacacaaaacattttgcctAATAGTTTGGAGTGTCTAGACAACATGCATGATATTCAACTTCCTTTGCcagaatcattttaaatgtttcgGTGCGTGAATTCATTTCAGAATCCCTAAATTTTGCTTTCTCAGGTTCGGTGCATCCTGATATGATTGGAGGGGGtgacatgacaggaggagaagaggaggacgaaaagaagaaagagaagagaaggtgGCGGGGATGTGAGAGAGGAGTGCTAAAAGACCAGCTCAATGCAGAGATAAAATgcagaaggaaaaagagggaatttATGGGTAAAGACCTGCTTCTTGGGAAAGGGACTGTCTCCTTCCAAGCTATCAACAAAGGCACTCTGTGGGAACACAAGGAAGAGGGGCAATGAGAAACCAGAGGGcaattacagagagagagcctgTCCACTCAAAGCTCTACTAAAAACAACGGACAACTGGAACTCTCAAAGCCGTCCCAGCACCAATATCATCTCTGGCATCGCTGACTTACAACAGAGAAGCAGTGATGTTGGCACTAAAGAACTTGTGGAAACCTTGACCCAGCAAAGAGCTGGAGGGTGAGTTACAGAAGGGATTCTATAGGATCACTTTACTGTTCGacaataaaaaggcaaataatGGAAACATTAGTCTGAGATAGCCTTTGTAATGCCATGTTAGTACAGTTCAGTTACAATGTTAAAGGTACCAAACACactttttcccctctgtgttACTGAGATAGATAAACAACTGGCACAACACTGGGACTATGTGGAACTGCGAGGGTACGATGAAGACATTAAATCCCTGacatattaaaatgttgcatttacGTCCCTAAATATGTTAAAGTTAATTTGGAGAGAAGCACTGTGAGCAATCAAATAGGAAGTCAAATATAATGTG
Coding sequences:
- the strip2 gene encoding striatin-interacting protein 1 homolog codes for the protein MQAEDMEVPIINSLNDNGDRQRPKGKDVFKDQQKESESSMESPNLEFEYGDTDTLTAELSELYSYTEEPEFALNRDYFEEDFRSHARGRRWIELTVEEQRAYVMRLLDALEVTDRDKRLKVARAILYLAQGVFDECDTEVDVLHWSRHNIFLLYDMGIFTALLELLSMEIDNNQACSSAVRKPAISLADSTELRVLLSIMYLMVETIRVQTEDDRPEWRAAREAFKNELGSPLYNGEPFALLLFTMVTKFCSMNAPHFPMKKVLLLLWKTILFTLGGFEELQEMKVRGRERLNLPPLPEDSIKVVRAMRAASPPASAMELIEQQQQQKRGRRSRRSAFVDSLEGDSPFPKKQPLVKQDSLDTYNERDPFKNDDARDEEEDPEDTDSGIEGEVDPLDRDVIIQPPPPPPPLRPPTERVNFPKGLPWAPKVREKDIEHFLETSRNKFIGFTLGNDIETLVGLPRPIHESVKTLKQHKYVSIAEVQMKREEELQQCPMTLGEEEVEETPAEMLYLGMLPNLSQYVIALLKLLLAAAPTSKAKTDSINILADVLPEEMPITVLQSMKLGIDVNRHKEIIVKAISALLLLLLKHFKLNHIYQFEIVSQHLVFANCIPLILKFFNQNIMSYISAKNSICVLDFPHCVVHEMPELTAESLEAGDSNQFCWRNLFSCINLLRILNKLTKWKHSRTMMLVVFKSAPILKRALKVKQAMMQLYVLKLLKIQTKYLGRQWRKSNMKTMSAIYQKVRHRLNDDWAYGNDIDARPWDFQAEECALRESIEKFNSRRYDKNRNGDFAPVDNCLQSVLGQRVELPEDFHYSYEMWLEREVFSQPIQWEGLLQNP